In Chryseobacterium lactis, a single genomic region encodes these proteins:
- a CDS encoding neutral zinc metallopeptidase codes for MKKILNPCFLAGIIAVFSLTACRDDKMEETTPDQVQTANAKPEQPNPSEKSCSYVDSNWSWSAVLINTLPTTTDTNFMNSQMVNIAKMWGKSTPTLLFVNDPVSPGSTYNAASYKTGYRIYYGYAIYNDAKAKGGDIVNAMILAHEYGHQLQYAYNLPTVKENTGRSIDLEADGFAGYYLRRPNGYNKTDFSQIAAAYEFAQSIGDYQTTNPGHHGTPAQRRSAVRLGFLIGQYDVTAKDFDTTFFAYYNGVLDGSLKMVDNTIRPEIKAYLDQYVDELKKIQSGEISAEEFKNLK; via the coding sequence ATGAAAAAAATCTTAAATCCCTGCTTTCTAGCAGGCATTATCGCTGTATTCTCATTAACAGCATGTAGAGATGACAAAATGGAAGAAACAACTCCTGATCAAGTCCAGACAGCCAACGCAAAACCAGAACAACCGAACCCATCCGAAAAAAGCTGTTCATATGTAGATTCTAATTGGTCATGGTCAGCAGTTTTAATAAATACTCTTCCAACCACAACTGACACTAACTTTATGAATTCCCAAATGGTAAATATTGCCAAAATGTGGGGAAAAAGTACACCGACATTACTCTTTGTAAATGATCCGGTAAGCCCCGGCTCGACTTATAATGCGGCATCATATAAAACCGGATATAGAATATATTATGGGTACGCCATCTATAATGACGCAAAAGCAAAAGGTGGAGATATTGTAAACGCCATGATTCTTGCTCATGAATATGGGCATCAACTACAATATGCTTACAACCTACCTACAGTGAAGGAAAACACCGGAAGATCTATTGACTTGGAAGCAGACGGTTTCGCTGGATATTATTTAAGAAGACCTAATGGTTACAACAAAACAGATTTCTCTCAGATTGCTGCTGCGTATGAATTTGCGCAAAGCATCGGAGATTATCAAACTACAAATCCAGGGCACCATGGAACACCTGCCCAAAGAAGATCAGCTGTTCGTTTAGGATTCCTTATAGGACAATACGATGTAACAGCGAAGGATTTTGACACTACCTTCTTTGCCTATTACAATGGTGTTTTGGATGGCTCACTTAAAATGGTTGACAATACAATAAGACCGGAAATTAAGGCTTATTTAGATCAATACGTTGACGAATTGAAAAAAATTCAATCCGGAGAAATCTCTGCTGAAGAATTTAAAAATCTTAAATAA